A genomic stretch from Narcine bancroftii isolate sNarBan1 chromosome 9, sNarBan1.hap1, whole genome shotgun sequence includes:
- the LOC138742612 gene encoding leucine-rich alpha-2-glycoprotein-like: MDAMKIRLMLILSYFSSSSSENTCPNYCTCYFSSNISSITCVSVETLFKIPNNIPTLVTTISFEFTNISALTDQDFDGLFQLQELHLSNNLLNNISSGVLKDLHQLKILDLTNNLLTTLPPNLFSTAFNLTSLVLQGNRLHSVDPSWFFQLQNLKWLDLSNNMLTSLISNSFYNLTNLQTLDLSSNKLGFLSANLFNKMPNLEGLNLGENHLTMFAPGTFDHVINLEYLFLNKNKIKKIPEGLFNKLLQLDTLDLSENKLTSLPPRIFDNLLQIGGKWQQGLDLSQNPWVCNCDLQYLWNWLTVNSEKVYSLSTTVCVEPESLSEKGITALSKDDLMC; the protein is encoded by the coding sequence ATGGATGCAATGAAAATTAGACTGATGCTGATCCTGAGCTATTTTTCCTCTTCATCTTCTGAGAATACTTGCCCAAATTATTGCACCTGCTACTTCTCCAGCAATATCTCATCCATTACTTGTGTTTCAGTTGAAACTCTTTTCAAAATACCAAACAACATTCCAACTCTGGTAACCACCATATCGTTTGAATTCACTAACATCAGTGCCCTAACCGACCAAGATTTTGATGGACTTTTCCAACTTCAAGAACTTCATCTTTCAAATAACTTGTTGAATAACATTTCTTCAGGAGTTCTAAAGGATCTTCATCAGCTGAAAATACTGGATTTAACCAACAACTTGCTGACAACATTGCCACCAAATTTATTCAGCACAGCTTTCAATCTAACCTCTCTGGTTTTACAGGGAAATAGATTGCATTCAGTCGATCCTTCTTGGTTTTTTCAGCTTCAGAATCTTAAATGGCTGGATTTATCAAACAATATGTTGACATCCTTAATTTCCAATTCATTTTACAATTTGACCAATCTACAAACACTTGATTTATCCAGTAATAAACTTGGATTTTTATCAGCCAATTTATTTAACAAAATGCCCAATCTGGAGGGGTTAAACCTGGGAGAAAATCATTTGACTATGTTTGCCCCTGGTACCTTTGACCATGTAATCAATTTAGAATATTTGtttcttaataaaaataagattAAGAAGATTCCAGAGGGATTGTTCAATAAATTACTACAATTAGATACTCTGGATCTTTCAGAGAACAAGTTAACATCATTGCCTCCAAGAATATTTGATAATCTCCTGCAAATTGGGGGAAAATGGCAACAGGGTTTAGATCTCTCACAGAATCCTTGGGTTTGTAATTGTGATCTTCAATATCTGTGGAACTGGCTGACTGTGAACTCCGAAAAAGTGTACTCTCTTAGCACAACGGTATGTGTTGAACCTGAATCACTCAGTGAGAAAGGAATTACAGCACTCTCCAAGGATGATCTTATGTGTTAA